One window from the genome of Spirochaetota bacterium encodes:
- a CDS encoding DUF996 domain-containing protein: MDKTSKTLSAVGSLLIVISPIVFWKPLLNLSGLVGIVLFLVGIHSIASQLNKKEIFWEALKGIVTLAVGIIVISIVLIATIGLSVLGLIGSLSISFTIDTEDTEYLNVLLNSLYSIGPRILIVVILSAIASWILMIIYGLKMSKVSDMLNESFSNLRFKEASILFKLGGWLSIILVGFILIWVAWLLYTIDFFSLPESQPSA; encoded by the coding sequence ATGGATAAAACTTCAAAAACTTTGTCTGCCGTTGGTTCACTACTTATTGTGATCTCACCAATCGTATTTTGGAAACCTCTCTTAAACCTATCTGGGCTAGTTGGAATAGTTTTATTTCTCGTTGGAATACACAGTATTGCTAGCCAATTAAATAAAAAAGAGATATTCTGGGAGGCATTGAAAGGTATCGTTACATTGGCAGTAGGTATTATAGTCATCTCTATAGTGCTCATAGCTACGATAGGACTAAGTGTATTAGGCTTAATAGGTTCACTCTCAATATCTTTCACGATAGATACAGAAGATACCGAATATTTGAATGTATTATTAAACTCTCTTTACTCTATAGGACCCAGAATTCTGATTGTAGTAATATTATCAGCTATAGCATCTTGGATACTTATGATAATATACGGCTTAAAGATGAGCAAGGTTTCTGACATGCTAAATGAAAGTTTTAGTAACCTTAGGTTCAAAGAAGCGTCAATCTTATTTAAACTAGGTGGTTGGTTATCAATAATACTAGTTGGATTTATACTCATATGGGTAGCATGGCTGCTATATACAATTGATTTCTTCTCATTACCAGAATCACAACCTAGTGCTTGA
- a CDS encoding MinD/ParA family protein has translation MIIEEQLKGLQKALGNTTPVEKPKIISVASGKGGVGKTNISINLGILYSKMGKRVLVLDGDLGLGNVNVVLGIIPKYNLYHVMKGGIPLKDAIIRNNEIGIDIIATGSGFTQLAELEDLERKKFIEELKELSDYDVLIIDTAAGIGRNVISFILASHEAIIVTTPEPTAITDAYGIIKAISTESLKLSSNMKLIVNRVKNPSEGIKIADRISTVAGQFLGVKIESLGFIPEDTAVEFSVRRQKPFVIEFPNSQATIHLKHVAQRLENMKVKDEDKGLNRLFRVLFGG, from the coding sequence ATGATAATTGAGGAGCAGTTAAAAGGATTACAAAAAGCATTAGGCAACACAACTCCTGTTGAGAAACCAAAAATAATATCAGTAGCCAGTGGCAAAGGTGGTGTCGGTAAGACCAACATATCCATAAACCTTGGGATACTATATTCAAAAATGGGGAAAAGAGTCCTAGTTCTTGATGGAGACCTTGGACTTGGGAATGTTAATGTCGTTTTAGGTATAATTCCAAAATATAACCTATACCATGTTATGAAAGGAGGGATCCCCCTTAAAGATGCTATAATAAGAAACAACGAAATAGGAATAGATATAATCGCCACAGGCTCTGGATTTACACAACTTGCAGAACTTGAGGACTTGGAGAGAAAGAAATTTATAGAAGAACTCAAGGAGTTGTCTGATTATGATGTACTGATAATAGACACAGCAGCAGGTATAGGTAGGAATGTAATATCATTCATTCTTGCATCTCATGAGGCAATAATAGTTACAACACCCGAACCTACCGCTATAACTGATGCTTACGGTATAATAAAAGCAATCTCAACAGAGTCGCTAAAACTCTCTTCCAATATGAAACTTATCGTTAATAGGGTCAAGAACCCTTCTGAAGGAATAAAGATAGCAGACAGAATATCAACCGTAGCCGGACAATTCCTAGGCGTCAAAATAGAAAGTCTTGGGTTCATACCTGAAGACACAGCAGTTGAATTTTCAGTAAGGAGGCAGAAACCATTCGTAATAGAATTCCCAAACTCACAAGCAACAATCCACTTAAAACACGTTGCCCAACGACTTGAGAATATGAAAGTCAAGGATGAAGATAAAGGTCTAAATAGATTATTCAGAGTCCTCTTTGGAGGATGA
- the amrA gene encoding AmmeMemoRadiSam system protein A produces the protein MLNLSEKSQIIKLAELTLESLFKPEKKHEVEKQRKIVEKLGLNNGVFVTLLKKGELRGCIGYITPVKEFSRLLIDATISSATRDPRFDPLKKEELDEIEIEVSILSEPKKISSIAEIEVGKHGIIVRRGPYQGLLLPQVAVEHRWDKLTFLQHTCIKAGLHPNDYRKEDTEIYVFTAEVFSKSDLKGL, from the coding sequence ATGTTAAACTTAAGTGAAAAAAGTCAAATAATCAAGTTGGCAGAACTTACTCTTGAGTCTCTTTTTAAACCAGAAAAGAAGCATGAAGTAGAAAAACAAAGGAAGATAGTAGAAAAGTTAGGTTTAAACAATGGAGTTTTCGTAACTCTTCTAAAGAAAGGTGAATTAAGAGGTTGTATAGGCTATATAACGCCAGTTAAAGAGTTCTCAAGACTTCTAATTGATGCTACAATATCATCCGCTACGAGAGACCCTAGGTTTGACCCTCTTAAGAAAGAAGAACTTGATGAGATTGAGATAGAAGTATCTATACTTTCAGAACCAAAGAAGATTTCTTCAATTGCCGAAATTGAAGTTGGTAAGCATGGAATAATTGTAAGGAGAGGACCTTATCAAGGACTATTACTACCACAGGTTGCAGTAGAACACAGATGGGACAAACTGACATTTTTACAACATACCTGTATCAAAGCAGGATTGCATCCTAATGATTACAGAAAAGAAGACACAGAGATATATGTATTCACCGCAGAGGTCTTCAGTAAGAGTGATTTAAAAGGTTTATAA
- the aroE gene encoding shikimate dehydrogenase, whose protein sequence is MITSNTNLYCVIGNPIKHSKSPIIHNFIFEKIGVDAVYLAFEIKNLQVFFDFVRDVGVKGVSITIPHKLGATKLVDKLDEFSSKIGAINTIKNDNGILIGYNTDVQGVVKSFETRGINTLENKTALLIGNGGVAKSVAWAFWTMKVGRIIVAGRNTEKLVDFANEVKKYFSEVEVITLDRINDVIKRVDVISNCTPVGMFPNVDETPIDLTLVSEEHIVFDTIYNPIDTKLITHSRNIGARTVYGIDMFVFQALEQDRIWFDNPQVYSFKDAVINLLNHSY, encoded by the coding sequence ATGATTACTTCAAATACAAACCTCTACTGTGTTATTGGTAACCCTATAAAACACTCAAAATCTCCTATCATACACAACTTCATCTTTGAGAAGATTGGAGTTGATGCAGTGTATCTCGCTTTTGAGATTAAGAATTTACAAGTATTCTTTGATTTCGTAAGAGATGTCGGCGTCAAAGGAGTAAGTATTACAATACCTCATAAGTTAGGTGCTACTAAACTTGTTGATAAACTTGATGAATTTTCTTCCAAAATTGGTGCTATAAATACTATCAAAAATGATAATGGAATTCTAATAGGCTATAATACTGATGTTCAAGGTGTTGTAAAGTCTTTTGAGACGCGAGGGATAAATACTCTTGAGAATAAGACTGCACTTTTAATAGGTAATGGCGGAGTTGCGAAGAGTGTTGCTTGGGCTTTTTGGACTATGAAGGTTGGTAGGATTATCGTTGCCGGTAGAAATACAGAAAAGTTAGTAGATTTCGCTAATGAAGTGAAGAAATACTTTAGTGAAGTTGAAGTGATAACTCTGGATAGAATTAATGATGTTATAAAGAGAGTTGATGTAATATCAAACTGCACGCCTGTTGGGATGTTTCCAAATGTTGATGAGACACCTATAGATTTGACATTAGTTTCTGAAGAGCATATAGTTTTTGATACGATCTACAATCCTATTGATACAAAATTAATAACTCATTCAAGAAACATAGGTGCTAGGACTGTTTATGGTATTGATATGTTTGTTTTTCAAGCACTTGAGCAAGATAGGATATGGTTTGACAATCCTCAAGTTTATTCCTTCAAAGATGCCGTTATAAACCTTTTAAATCACTCTTACTGA
- a CDS encoding methyl-accepting chemotaxis protein gives MKKLHLVLGVLSVVLIFLSISLSVLISLKIFEGALYVLELALMISLSLLSFLVIFSFVYYTNALRFFDRQIKAITVSTSEGRVVKTGDEILDNLVEVISNHLDEKSKLKDELEHARKENQSLKEYISFIEQGDIIAKHKLESNETRVLVAKAEKKLGKLLNSFFMVLTKISNLVYEGSKITFYLDEDIKKVDRDFNEITILTNDLSKSFVQLSQSLNEFLSIAMESHNKFDKFLEISSSLESSWKKTYSSYSEATRLNKEMFNEINDVINTAKVISDISEQTLILAMNALIESSKVGDVGKGFSVIADEIRRLSENVSKFSKNITEKLQSIKGKSNLMTISIENISSESNTIESYAKNIEEMSLDTRNSFGKIIDTTEFLSSSINDVSYKIYNTTDKISLFKKTMDMMIKERISPMKMSISSASEFLDDFRLVLSNEVKVKNDSMLVSLAIADHVLWVARLKGFIDGKSTIDESVVFDHTKCRLGKWYYSEGIVKYSQFPEFKSIEKPHERLHSTGKEIVEVIQTDRQKANELFNEIIKYSSLIVEGLSKLLERTTTEDVPE, from the coding sequence ATGAAGAAATTACATCTAGTTTTGGGGGTATTATCTGTTGTCTTAATATTTTTATCTATTTCTCTATCTGTCTTAATATCACTAAAGATCTTTGAGGGTGCTTTATATGTATTAGAGTTAGCTTTGATGATCTCTCTATCGCTTTTATCGTTTTTAGTGATATTCAGTTTCGTATATTATACTAACGCCTTGAGATTTTTTGACCGCCAGATAAAGGCTATTACAGTATCTACAAGTGAAGGTAGAGTAGTTAAAACTGGTGACGAAATTTTAGATAACCTAGTTGAGGTAATAAGCAATCACTTGGATGAGAAATCTAAACTGAAGGATGAACTAGAACACGCTAGAAAGGAAAATCAATCACTTAAGGAGTACATATCTTTTATTGAACAGGGAGATATTATTGCAAAACACAAGTTGGAATCTAATGAAACGAGAGTTTTAGTTGCCAAAGCTGAAAAAAAACTAGGTAAACTCTTGAATTCATTTTTTATGGTACTCACAAAAATATCCAACCTAGTATATGAGGGGTCTAAGATTACTTTTTACCTTGATGAAGATATAAAAAAAGTAGATAGGGATTTCAACGAGATTACAATCTTGACTAATGATCTTTCAAAGTCTTTCGTTCAACTATCTCAATCTCTGAATGAGTTTCTTAGTATTGCAATGGAATCTCATAATAAGTTTGACAAATTTCTAGAAATTTCTTCCTCTCTTGAGTCCTCTTGGAAGAAAACTTATTCTTCATACTCAGAGGCTACAAGGTTAAATAAGGAAATGTTTAATGAGATTAACGATGTTATCAACACTGCTAAGGTAATATCTGATATTTCTGAGCAGACGCTAATATTGGCTATGAATGCTTTGATTGAGTCTTCAAAAGTAGGAGATGTGGGAAAGGGTTTTTCAGTTATCGCGGATGAAATAAGGAGACTATCCGAAAATGTAAGTAAATTCTCAAAAAATATAACTGAAAAACTTCAATCTATCAAAGGTAAATCAAATCTAATGACCATATCAATTGAAAATATATCCAGTGAAAGCAACACAATAGAGTCTTATGCCAAAAACATAGAAGAGATGTCACTGGATACTAGAAACAGTTTTGGGAAGATTATAGACACAACTGAATTTCTATCATCAAGTATCAATGATGTTTCATACAAAATTTACAATACGACTGATAAGATATCTTTATTTAAAAAGACCATGGATATGATGATAAAAGAAAGAATAAGTCCTATGAAGATGTCTATCTCTAGTGCTTCAGAGTTCCTAGATGATTTCAGGCTCGTTCTTTCTAACGAAGTAAAGGTCAAGAATGATAGTATGTTAGTATCACTTGCCATAGCAGACCATGTGTTATGGGTTGCTAGGCTCAAAGGTTTCATAGACGGTAAATCTACCATAGATGAAAGTGTAGTTTTTGATCACACAAAGTGTAGGTTGGGAAAATGGTATTATTCTGAGGGTATTGTCAAGTATTCACAATTTCCTGAGTTTAAGAGCATTGAGAAACCTCACGAAAGATTACATTCCACTGGCAAGGAAATTGTTGAAGTTATCCAAACAGACCGACAAAAGGCGAATGAGTTATTCAATGAGATAATCAAATACTCAAGTTTAATAGTGGAAGGTTTGTCAAAACTCCTTGAAAGAACAACTACTGAAGATGTTCCCGAATAA
- a CDS encoding VIT1/CCC1 transporter family protein codes for MLDEKEFENHIKDRIKASSNIMSEIILGGQDGLVNTLGVLLGISAATSDIRIILAGALAAAFAESISMAAVAYTSKQTEYENYLSELKREREDIKKMPDIEKEEIRRIFKKWGVSDEDTETMVNIISRNEDAWVEIMMAHELELGKVSNEKPIKFAITVGLSALIGSFIPVMPIFIVTPNYLWIASLLVSALVLLVIGYIKTKMTIGSPFKGALKLMLIGILSAIAGYLIGYLIGGGVG; via the coding sequence GTGTTAGATGAGAAGGAATTTGAAAACCATATAAAGGATAGAATAAAAGCCTCCTCAAACATAATGTCTGAAATAATACTGGGGGGACAGGATGGTCTTGTCAATACGCTAGGAGTTCTACTTGGAATCAGTGCTGCGACGAGTGATATAAGAATAATTCTAGCAGGTGCTCTTGCTGCTGCGTTTGCTGAAAGCATATCTATGGCTGCGGTTGCTTATACATCCAAACAGACAGAGTATGAAAACTACCTTTCAGAATTAAAAAGAGAAAGGGAAGACATAAAAAAGATGCCAGATATTGAAAAAGAGGAGATAAGAAGAATTTTCAAGAAATGGGGCGTATCCGACGAAGATACAGAGACTATGGTTAATATAATATCAAGAAACGAAGATGCTTGGGTTGAAATAATGATGGCTCACGAACTTGAGCTTGGTAAGGTTTCAAATGAAAAACCTATTAAGTTTGCTATTACAGTTGGTTTGTCTGCTCTAATAGGTTCATTTATTCCTGTAATGCCTATATTCATAGTTACACCTAACTATTTATGGATTGCTTCTTTGCTGGTGTCGGCACTGGTTCTTCTTGTGATTGGTTACATCAAGACCAAGATGACTATTGGGAGTCCTTTCAAAGGTGCGCTAAAACTTATGTTGATTGGAATACTATCCGCGATAGCAGGATACTTGATTGGTTATCTGATAGGGGGCGGCGTTGGATGA